Proteins encoded in a region of the Paenibacillus pedocola genome:
- the galE gene encoding UDP-glucose 4-epimerase GalE has translation MAILVTGGAGYIGSHTVAELLDRGEEVVVIDNLLTGHREALLGGKLYEGDLRDKALLAKLFSENKIEAVIHFAASSLVGESMKDPVKYYDNNVYGTQCLLEAMQHAGVDKIVFSSTAATYGEPEKVPIEESDRTEPANVYGETKLTMERMMAWFDKVLGIKYVALRYFNAAGAHNSGKIGEDHRPESHLVPLVLQTALGQRESIAVFGDDYPTEDGTCVRDYIHVSDLADAHIRAVTYLRSGSASNIFNLGNGLGFSVKQVIEAAKKVTGRDIPVVVQERRAGDPAVLVASSAKARSVLGWNPQRADIEDIIQSAWNWHSANPQGYGE, from the coding sequence ATGGCGATTCTAGTAACAGGCGGAGCAGGGTATATCGGATCTCATACAGTGGCGGAGCTACTGGACCGGGGTGAGGAAGTTGTAGTAATCGACAATCTGCTGACAGGGCACCGCGAGGCGCTGCTGGGCGGCAAGCTGTATGAAGGCGATCTGCGCGATAAGGCGCTGCTGGCGAAGCTGTTCTCCGAGAACAAGATTGAAGCGGTAATTCATTTTGCCGCCAGCTCGCTGGTTGGTGAGAGCATGAAGGACCCGGTTAAATACTACGATAACAATGTGTACGGCACCCAATGTCTGCTGGAAGCCATGCAACATGCCGGTGTGGACAAAATCGTCTTCTCCTCCACGGCGGCAACCTACGGCGAACCGGAAAAGGTGCCGATTGAAGAAAGCGACCGCACAGAGCCGGCAAATGTATACGGTGAAACCAAGCTGACCATGGAACGCATGATGGCCTGGTTCGACAAAGTACTCGGCATCAAATATGTGGCACTCCGCTACTTTAACGCTGCGGGCGCCCATAACAGCGGTAAAATCGGCGAAGACCACCGTCCGGAGAGCCATCTGGTTCCGCTGGTGCTGCAAACAGCACTGGGCCAGCGCGAGAGTATTGCCGTCTTCGGAGATGACTACCCGACGGAGGACGGAACCTGCGTACGCGACTATATCCATGTCAGCGATCTGGCCGATGCTCATATCCGCGCGGTAACCTATCTGCGCAGCGGCAGCGCAAGCAATATTTTCAACCTTGGTAACGGTCTAGGCTTCTCGGTAAAGCAAGTGATTGAAGCTGCTAAGAAAGTGACAGGCCGGGATATCCCGGTTGTTGTCCAGGAACGCCGCGCCGGTGATCCGGCGGTGCTGGTGGCTTCCTCCGCCAAAGCGCGTTCGGTTCTCGGCTGGAATCCGCAGCGTGCAGACATCGAAGATATCATTCAGAGCGCCTGGAACTGGCATTCTGCGAATCCGCAGGGTTACGGAGAATAA
- a CDS encoding galactokinase, with amino-acid sequence MSIQELNSKFIEKYGESTEEARVFYAPGRVNLIGEHLDYNGGYVFPAALDFGTTLIVRPRSDGKVRFASTNFPYEATIDYSEIGKAKTGEWVDYPVGVLVELAKKDLPLSGGYDLLFHGDIPNGSGLSSSASIEVVTGFAFLSLLGGDTDTVEIALLSQRAENQYVGVNSGIMDQFAVANGKRDHAILLMCDTLEYSLVPFATGAYKLVIGNTNKKRGLVDSKYNERRSQCDEALAILKQEVPSLSYLAELKPEQFELHQDKIADETVRRRARHVVEENQRVLDSVEVLKNNDLKQFGLFMNDSHTSLRDLYEVSCEELDVMVEEAQRIPGTLGSRMTGAGFGGCTVSLVHEDDVERFIREVGEAYTARTGLTGEFYVCGIGNGVEELEGVK; translated from the coding sequence ATGAGCATACAGGAACTTAACAGCAAATTTATCGAGAAGTACGGCGAAAGCACCGAGGAGGCGCGGGTATTTTATGCTCCGGGCCGTGTGAATCTTATCGGAGAGCATCTGGATTACAACGGAGGTTACGTGTTCCCGGCAGCACTGGACTTCGGCACTACCCTGATCGTGCGTCCGCGCAGCGACGGTAAGGTTCGGTTCGCTTCCACGAACTTCCCTTATGAAGCTACTATCGACTACAGTGAAATCGGCAAAGCCAAAACCGGGGAATGGGTGGATTATCCAGTCGGTGTCCTGGTGGAGCTGGCGAAGAAAGATCTTCCGCTCTCCGGCGGCTACGATCTGCTGTTCCACGGTGATATTCCGAACGGCTCCGGCCTTTCCTCCTCGGCTTCCATCGAAGTCGTGACCGGCTTTGCCTTCCTGTCGCTGCTGGGCGGAGATACGGATACTGTAGAGATTGCCCTGTTGTCCCAGCGCGCAGAGAATCAGTACGTGGGTGTCAACTCGGGGATTATGGATCAGTTCGCAGTAGCCAACGGCAAACGCGACCACGCTATTCTCCTGATGTGCGACACGCTGGAATACAGCCTGGTGCCATTTGCAACCGGCGCCTATAAGCTGGTAATTGGCAATACGAACAAGAAGAGAGGACTTGTGGATTCCAAGTACAACGAGCGCCGCAGCCAATGCGACGAAGCGCTGGCTATTCTCAAGCAGGAAGTGCCTTCCCTGTCCTATCTGGCAGAGCTTAAGCCTGAACAATTCGAGCTCCATCAGGATAAAATTGCTGACGAGACCGTCAGACGCCGCGCCCGCCATGTTGTGGAAGAGAACCAGCGTGTGCTTGACTCTGTGGAGGTGCTGAAGAACAACGACCTGAAGCAGTTCGGCCTGTTCATGAACGACTCCCACACTTCGCTCCGCGATCTGTATGAAGTGAGCTGCGAGGAGCTGGATGTTATGGTTGAAGAAGCACAGCGGATTCCTGGTACGCTCGGTTCCCGAATGACCGGAGCAGGGTTCGGCGGATGTACAGTATCGCTGGTGCACGAAGATGATGTGGAACGGTTTATCCGTGAAGTAGGCGAAGCTTATACAGCAAGAACCGGTCTTACCGGCGAATTCTATGTATGCGGCATCGGCAACGGTGTAGAAGAACTAGAAGGAGTGAAATAA
- the mgrA gene encoding L-glyceraldehyde 3-phosphate reductase has translation MVYVASDERYEIMRYNRSGRSGLKLPAISLGLWHNFGGIDAYENGREMITRSFDLGITHFDLANNYGPPAGSAEDLFGKVLARDLSAYRDEMVISTKAGYYMWPGPYGDWGSRKYMLSSLDQSLKRLGLDYVDIFYSHRPDPHTPLEETMGALDHAVRTGKALYVGISNYTAEQTLEAIRILNGLGTPLLIHQPRYSMLDRWIEGGLQQVLEENGVGSIAFTPLAQGLLTNKYMNGIPEDSRAAGPSTALSESRITPEVQRKIRALNQLAVSRGQSLAQLALQWTLRGGKVTSALIGASRVSQIEENIAALSHVEFSQEELDRIETILKTESEA, from the coding sequence ATGGTATATGTGGCTAGCGATGAACGGTATGAAATTATGCGTTACAACCGCTCGGGCAGATCGGGCCTCAAGCTTCCGGCCATATCACTGGGACTGTGGCATAACTTCGGCGGGATCGATGCCTATGAGAACGGCCGGGAAATGATTACACGCTCGTTTGATCTCGGCATTACCCATTTTGATCTGGCCAATAATTATGGTCCGCCTGCCGGTTCGGCAGAGGATTTATTCGGCAAAGTGCTTGCCCGTGATCTTTCCGCCTACCGTGATGAAATGGTGATCTCTACAAAGGCGGGATATTATATGTGGCCGGGGCCTTACGGTGACTGGGGATCACGAAAATATATGCTGTCCAGCCTGGATCAGAGCCTGAAGCGGCTGGGGCTGGACTATGTTGATATTTTTTATTCGCACCGTCCGGATCCGCACACCCCGCTAGAAGAGACAATGGGAGCGCTTGATCATGCCGTGCGTACCGGGAAAGCGCTCTACGTTGGAATATCCAACTACACGGCGGAGCAGACCCTGGAGGCCATCCGGATCCTGAACGGGCTGGGCACGCCGCTGCTGATTCATCAGCCGAGGTATTCCATGCTCGACCGCTGGATTGAAGGCGGCCTGCAGCAGGTGCTGGAGGAGAACGGGGTCGGCAGTATCGCCTTTACTCCGCTGGCCCAGGGGCTGTTGACCAATAAATATATGAACGGGATTCCCGAGGACTCCAGAGCTGCCGGCCCGTCCACCGCGCTGAGTGAAAGCCGGATCACACCGGAGGTGCAGCGCAAAATCCGTGCCCTCAATCAGCTGGCCGTCTCACGCGGCCAGAGCCTGGCGCAGCTTGCGCTTCAGTGGACGCTCCGCGGCGGTAAGGTGACTTCGGCGCTGATCGGCGCCAGCCGGGTATCCCAGATTGAAGAGAATATCGCCGCCTTGTCCCACGTCGAATTTTCGCAGGAAGAACTGGACCGGATCGAAACGATTCTCAAAACTGAGAGTGAAGCCTGA
- a CDS encoding NAD-dependent protein deacylase yields MDQLQTLVSWIKDSGNIVFFGGAGTSTESGIPDFRSAAGLYQTEHNSPYPPEVMLSRRFFMSSPDVFFDFYRSKMIHPEAPPNGAHLLLAELERQGRLKAVITQNIDGLHQLAGSRTVFELHGSIHRNHCMSCSRFYDLDRIIESAERVPRCTECGGIIKPDVVLYEEELDHDVLLGSIAAIAAADLLIIGGTSLTVQPAASLVTYFHGRHTVLLNGEPTPYDHHADLIITDRIGEVMGRIQEQL; encoded by the coding sequence ATGGATCAATTGCAGACACTGGTTTCCTGGATCAAGGACAGCGGCAACATTGTATTTTTCGGAGGGGCAGGCACCTCTACCGAAAGCGGGATTCCGGATTTCCGCTCCGCAGCGGGCTTATATCAGACTGAGCATAACTCCCCGTATCCGCCTGAAGTGATGCTAAGCCGCAGATTTTTTATGTCCTCACCGGACGTTTTTTTTGATTTCTACCGCAGCAAAATGATCCACCCGGAGGCACCCCCGAACGGTGCCCACCTGCTGCTGGCAGAGCTGGAGCGCCAAGGCAGGCTGAAGGCAGTGATCACCCAGAATATTGACGGTCTGCATCAGCTTGCAGGCAGCCGCACCGTGTTCGAGCTGCACGGTTCGATACACCGCAATCATTGCATGAGCTGCAGCCGGTTTTACGATCTGGATCGGATCATAGAGTCGGCTGAGCGTGTGCCCCGCTGCACCGAATGCGGCGGCATCATTAAGCCCGATGTGGTGCTGTATGAGGAAGAGCTGGATCATGATGTGCTGTTGGGCTCCATCGCGGCAATAGCCGCTGCTGATCTGCTGATCATCGGCGGAACCTCGCTTACCGTGCAGCCGGCAGCCAGTCTCGTCACGTATTTCCACGGACGGCATACGGTCCTGCTGAACGGCGAGCCGACTCCCTACGACCATCATGCTGATCTGATCATAACAGACCGGATTGGTGAGGTTATGGGGAGAATTCAAGAGCAGCTTTGA
- a CDS encoding AraC family transcriptional regulator, which produces MEHTYSVGSNPVYYDKQNLHVLFAGESQTLPVHQAGPKIYDYYLLHFIESGFGHFTTEHRKYALGPGDCFLIHPGQLVSYISDQQQPWRYRWAAFTGADADELVLQAGFSPQQPVLTTAEGTVIPGAVAGMMQSFYANKESAHLTSLGYLYLIIGEAAERHLSSSRLAGAESQVKRTVKQMIHYMASQYAHPVSIEQMCGSLGYNRAYLSRIFKQETGLSPVTYLLKLRIEKSRQLLRERPELSVEQVAASVGLTDALYFSRQFKRFCSQSPTSYRLTTARHGEK; this is translated from the coding sequence GTGGAACATACCTATTCCGTAGGCTCAAACCCCGTTTACTATGATAAGCAGAATCTGCATGTGCTGTTTGCCGGCGAAAGCCAGACCCTGCCGGTGCATCAGGCCGGTCCGAAGATCTACGATTATTATCTGCTCCATTTCATCGAATCCGGCTTCGGCCACTTTACCACCGAGCACCGCAAATACGCGCTGGGTCCGGGAGACTGTTTCCTGATCCACCCGGGCCAGCTCGTCAGCTACATCTCGGATCAGCAGCAGCCCTGGCGTTACCGCTGGGCGGCATTTACCGGAGCAGATGCGGATGAGCTTGTGCTGCAGGCCGGCTTTTCGCCGCAGCAGCCGGTGCTCACCACCGCAGAAGGCACGGTGATCCCCGGCGCTGTAGCCGGGATGATGCAATCCTTCTATGCCAATAAGGAGAGCGCCCATCTCACTTCACTCGGCTATCTGTATCTGATTATCGGAGAAGCCGCTGAACGCCACCTCTCCTCCTCGCGGCTGGCGGGGGCGGAATCGCAGGTCAAACGTACAGTAAAGCAAATGATCCACTATATGGCCTCCCAGTATGCCCATCCGGTGTCCATTGAGCAAATGTGCGGCAGCCTGGGCTATAACCGCGCCTACCTGTCGCGGATTTTCAAGCAGGAGACCGGCCTGTCGCCTGTCACCTACCTGCTCAAGCTGCGCATTGAGAAGTCACGCCAGCTGCTGCGCGAGCGTCCGGAGCTGTCAGTCGAACAGGTTGCCGCTTCTGTCGGCCTGACCGATGCGCTGTACTTCTCGCGCCAGTTCAAGCGTTTCTGCAGCCAATCCCCGACGTCCTACCGACTGACCACTGCCAGGCATGGAGAGAAATAG